The following are encoded in a window of Sphaerisporangium siamense genomic DNA:
- the lanL gene encoding class IV lanthionine synthetase LanL, translating into MDATRAVAEHGPEGDRHLLEDIARAALARAAGGGATWQVRPGTPWTHVAPAGTARREQGWKLHVSATPLSAPVVLSRAADVLIRHESAFKFAATLKTTAMLVGRNYERGGAGKFITVYPADDDLFLTLAAELHDAVAGLPGPRILSDRPWRPGSPVHYRYGVFSGVRRLTNDGSYDVALRAPDGTLVADRREASFTPPPWATSPIPEPAADPSAPKKSAVVLLNDRFVVRGAIRHGNKGGVYRAEDRVTGAEVIVKEARAHAAAALDGTDARDLLRHEAAMLDALAPLGLAPRRIDLFEQGGNLFLAEEIVAGEQLRHWIAGRAAALTRESDAHARGLDPGTAVAMARELVALVAAVHDRGYVLRDLNPNNVMVTPDGDLRLIDLEMVTEPGTPAGRAYTPGYGPPEVVAGPETGPAPERTADLFSLGATLFHLASGVDPVLPPDLPAAEARPVHERFAVLVGAAGHVHPAVAALAPLILGLVAHDPDGRWSLERSRAFLAAPPAHRAGAEPPGDRLPAGARDLMLRDGLAHIIATQAAPEAERLWPAGAFGDTTDPLNVQYGAAGVLAVLVRAARGRPEPVARGLDDAIGRLAAWIDARLRDVPRILPGLYFGRSGTAWALYEAARHLGDDAMAGRALQLARDLPATWPNPDVCHGAAGAGLAVLGLWRATGDEGFAKQAIGYADALVMAARRRPEGVMWQIPRDFDSGLAGLQHYGYAHGVAGIGTYLLLAGAALDRPAYLDLAREAGDTLARVAIEDGDCAWWPSGEGSPRERLTHWCSGSSGVGTFLARLGALPGEGHRLHLARRAATAVRLARWHASPAACHGLAGDAQFLLDLADATGDPAYRDWAGELATAVHARHAVRDGRVVTPDEHHVDVTPGYNTGLAGTLDLLLRLRHGGGRMWVPGEAW; encoded by the coding sequence GTGGACGCAACGCGTGCGGTGGCGGAGCACGGCCCGGAGGGCGACCGCCACCTTCTGGAGGACATCGCCAGGGCGGCGCTGGCCCGCGCCGCGGGCGGCGGCGCCACGTGGCAGGTGCGCCCCGGCACACCGTGGACGCACGTCGCCCCGGCCGGCACGGCCCGCCGCGAGCAGGGCTGGAAGCTGCACGTCTCGGCGACGCCGCTCTCGGCCCCCGTGGTGCTCAGCAGGGCCGCCGACGTGCTGATCCGCCACGAGAGCGCCTTCAAGTTCGCCGCCACGCTCAAGACGACCGCGATGCTGGTCGGCAGGAACTACGAGCGCGGCGGCGCCGGCAAGTTCATCACGGTCTACCCGGCCGACGACGACCTGTTCCTGACGCTGGCGGCGGAACTGCACGACGCCGTCGCCGGGCTGCCGGGGCCGCGGATCCTCTCCGACCGGCCGTGGCGGCCGGGCAGCCCGGTCCACTACCGGTACGGGGTCTTCAGCGGCGTGCGCAGGCTCACCAACGACGGCTCCTACGACGTCGCGCTGCGCGCGCCGGACGGCACGCTCGTCGCCGACCGGCGCGAGGCGTCCTTCACCCCGCCGCCCTGGGCGACCTCCCCGATCCCCGAGCCCGCGGCGGACCCCTCCGCCCCGAAGAAGAGCGCCGTGGTGCTCCTCAACGACCGGTTCGTGGTGCGTGGCGCCATCCGGCACGGCAACAAGGGCGGCGTCTACCGGGCCGAGGACCGGGTCACCGGCGCCGAGGTCATCGTCAAGGAGGCCCGCGCCCACGCCGCCGCGGCGCTGGACGGCACCGACGCCCGCGACCTGCTGCGGCACGAGGCCGCCATGCTGGACGCGCTCGCGCCGCTCGGCCTCGCCCCGCGCCGGATCGACCTGTTCGAGCAGGGCGGCAACCTGTTCCTGGCCGAGGAGATCGTCGCCGGGGAGCAACTGCGGCACTGGATCGCCGGGCGGGCCGCCGCGCTCACCCGCGAGAGCGACGCGCACGCCCGCGGACTCGACCCCGGCACGGCCGTGGCCATGGCCCGCGAGCTGGTCGCGCTCGTCGCCGCCGTCCACGACCGCGGCTACGTGCTGCGCGACCTCAACCCCAACAACGTGATGGTGACCCCGGACGGCGACCTCCGCCTCATCGACCTGGAGATGGTCACCGAGCCGGGCACGCCCGCCGGACGCGCCTACACGCCCGGATACGGGCCGCCCGAGGTGGTGGCGGGCCCCGAGACCGGGCCCGCGCCCGAACGCACCGCCGACCTGTTCTCCCTCGGCGCCACCCTGTTCCACCTGGCCAGCGGGGTGGACCCGGTGCTGCCCCCCGACCTGCCCGCCGCCGAGGCCCGTCCCGTCCACGAGCGGTTCGCGGTCCTGGTGGGCGCGGCCGGACACGTCCACCCCGCGGTCGCGGCGCTGGCCCCGCTGATCCTCGGCCTGGTCGCCCACGACCCCGACGGCCGCTGGAGCCTGGAACGCTCCCGCGCGTTCCTGGCCGCGCCGCCGGCCCACCGCGCCGGCGCGGAGCCGCCCGGCGACAGGCTGCCCGCCGGCGCGCGGGACCTGATGCTGCGGGACGGCCTGGCGCACATCATCGCCACCCAGGCCGCGCCCGAGGCCGAGCGCCTGTGGCCCGCGGGGGCCTTCGGTGACACCACCGACCCGCTGAACGTCCAGTACGGCGCGGCCGGCGTGCTCGCCGTGCTCGTCCGCGCGGCGCGGGGCCGCCCCGAACCGGTGGCCCGCGGCCTGGACGACGCCATCGGCAGGCTCGCCGCGTGGATCGACGCCCGCCTGCGGGACGTCCCCCGGATCCTGCCCGGCCTGTACTTCGGCCGCTCGGGCACCGCCTGGGCGCTGTACGAGGCCGCGCGCCACCTCGGCGACGACGCGATGGCCGGGCGGGCACTCCAGCTCGCCCGGGACCTGCCCGCGACCTGGCCCAACCCGGACGTCTGCCACGGCGCGGCCGGGGCGGGGCTGGCCGTGCTCGGCCTGTGGCGGGCCACCGGCGACGAGGGCTTCGCCAAGCAGGCGATCGGCTACGCCGACGCGCTGGTCATGGCGGCCCGGCGGCGGCCGGAGGGGGTGATGTGGCAGATCCCGCGGGACTTCGACTCCGGCCTGGCCGGGCTGCAGCACTACGGCTACGCCCACGGCGTCGCGGGGATCGGGACGTACCTGCTGCTGGCGGGCGCCGCGCTGGACCGCCCCGCCTACCTGGACCTGGCCAGGGAGGCCGGGGACACCCTGGCCCGCGTGGCGATCGAGGACGGCGACTGCGCCTGGTGGCCGAGCGGCGAGGGCTCCCCGCGGGAGCGCCTGACGCACTGGTGCAGCGGCTCCTCCGGGGTCGGCACGTTCCTGGCCCGCCTCGGCGCGCTGCCCGGCGAGGGCCACCGTCTGCACCTGGCCCGGCGCGCCGCGACCGCCGTACGGCTGGCCCGCTGGCACGCCTCCCCGGCCGCCTGTCACGGCCTGGCGGGCGACGCCCAGTTCCTGCTGGACCTGGCCGACGCCACGGGCGACCCCGCCTACCGGGACTGGGCCGGGGAACTGGCCACGGCCGTCCACGCCCGGCACGCGGTCAGGGACGGCCGGGTGGTCACGCCCGACGAGCACCACGTGGACGTCACCCCCGGGTACAACACCGGCCTGGCCGGCACGCTGGACCTGCTGCTGCGCCTGCGGCACGGCGGCGGCCGCATGTGGGTGCCGGGGGAGGCGTGGTGA
- a CDS encoding alpha/beta hydrolase family protein codes for MSAAATTAAPARMRISFRFSGSGRHAACLTHGPGGDLVPELWTFGARDRQETLPSAETVRTQPTATGDGRVLLLRAMDGHHVLGLAARDGGRWAERTLAPIPAAGLRLLPSAAGAVHPLGLAVRTTASGLTTLLRVTDRPLGLAPIMDLPGRFTTCSWLDESGTLLAGNLAVDGAVTPIVADLARRTWTAIAGEGSQLVLARAGHALVTCREDGAPWLAWGRPGETLPLPRPGRLEALDGAVLPVAVDPEGRRIALRVQRGARGTLAIYTPAADRVREVPTPPGVLHPAASWSRGGLRVACSTPSLPSGVITVDPDRPDPIRVSGGEAAAGDAHLETFPGPEGAIEAVVYGDWRSDAPLLLALHGGPESAWDLSFDPVCQAIAATGITIVAPNQRGSVGYGDAHRDALRGAWGVPDLADIRHLVRLLTRRRPPGAPAPMLYGVSYGAYLALLAAAADPGLWSRCAVIAPFLSGPRLHAEAAEQVRALIERLGGQVEHHDDLGPRDLYRLAPRITAPLLIVHGDRDPVIPVGQSRLLCERLDAARVTYLEISGGGHFPPGETGRERVIDRLTGFLTADPEERG; via the coding sequence GTGAGCGCCGCGGCCACGACGGCGGCGCCCGCGCGGATGCGGATCAGCTTCCGGTTCTCCGGCTCCGGCCGCCACGCGGCCTGCCTCACCCACGGGCCCGGCGGCGACCTCGTGCCCGAACTGTGGACCTTCGGCGCCCGCGACCGGCAGGAGACGCTGCCCTCGGCCGAGACCGTGCGCACCCAGCCCACGGCGACCGGCGACGGGCGCGTGCTGCTCCTGCGCGCCATGGACGGCCACCACGTCCTGGGGCTGGCGGCACGGGACGGCGGGCGGTGGGCCGAGCGCACGCTCGCCCCGATCCCCGCGGCGGGCCTGCGGCTGCTGCCGTCCGCGGCCGGGGCCGTCCACCCGCTGGGCCTGGCGGTGCGCACGACCGCGTCCGGCCTCACCACGCTGCTGCGCGTCACCGACCGGCCGCTCGGCCTGGCCCCGATCATGGACCTGCCGGGCCGGTTCACCACCTGCTCGTGGCTGGACGAGTCCGGCACGCTGCTCGCGGGGAACCTGGCCGTGGACGGCGCCGTCACCCCCATCGTCGCCGACCTGGCCCGGCGGACCTGGACGGCGATCGCCGGCGAGGGCTCTCAGCTCGTGCTCGCCCGCGCCGGGCACGCCCTGGTCACCTGCCGCGAGGACGGCGCTCCCTGGCTGGCCTGGGGGCGGCCGGGCGAGACGCTGCCGCTGCCGCGTCCGGGACGGCTGGAGGCGCTGGACGGCGCCGTGCTGCCCGTGGCCGTGGACCCGGAGGGGCGGCGGATCGCGCTCCGGGTGCAGCGGGGCGCCCGCGGCACCCTGGCGATCTACACCCCCGCCGCCGACCGGGTCCGGGAGGTGCCGACCCCGCCGGGCGTCCTGCACCCCGCGGCGAGCTGGTCCCGTGGCGGGCTGCGCGTGGCCTGCAGCACGCCCTCGCTGCCGAGCGGCGTGATCACCGTCGATCCCGACCGGCCGGACCCGATCCGGGTCTCCGGCGGCGAGGCCGCGGCCGGGGACGCCCACCTGGAGACCTTCCCGGGACCCGAGGGCGCGATCGAGGCCGTCGTCTACGGCGACTGGCGTTCGGACGCGCCGCTGCTGCTCGCCCTGCACGGCGGCCCCGAGTCGGCGTGGGACCTGTCGTTCGACCCGGTGTGCCAGGCCATCGCCGCGACGGGGATCACGATCGTGGCCCCCAACCAGCGGGGCAGCGTCGGCTACGGCGACGCGCACCGCGACGCGCTGCGCGGCGCGTGGGGGGTGCCCGACCTCGCCGACATCAGGCATCTGGTGCGCCTGCTGACCCGGCGCAGGCCGCCCGGCGCGCCCGCGCCGATGCTGTACGGCGTGAGCTACGGCGCGTACCTGGCGCTGCTGGCCGCCGCGGCCGATCCCGGGCTGTGGTCGCGCTGCGCGGTGATCGCGCCGTTCCTGTCAGGGCCGCGCCTGCACGCCGAGGCGGCGGAGCAGGTCCGCGCCCTGATCGAGCGGCTGGGCGGGCAGGTCGAGCACCACGACGATCTCGGCCCGCGCGACCTGTACCGGCTCGCGCCCCGCATCACCGCTCCCTTGCTGATCGTCCACGGGGACCGTGATCCCGTCATCCCGGTCGGCCAGTCGCGGCTGCTGTGCGAGCGCCTGGACGCGGCCCGCGTGACGTATCTGGAGATTTCCGGCGGGGGGCATTTCCCGCCGGGCGAGACCGGCCGGGAGCGGGTCATCGACCGGCTCACCGGCTTCCTGACCGCCGACCCCGAGGAGAGGGGGTGA
- a CDS encoding ALQxL family class IV lanthipeptide, which produces MTVDVDALQTLRAEDFQGLARCDYTCWFTCFWTED; this is translated from the coding sequence ATGACCGTCGACGTGGACGCCCTGCAGACGCTGCGCGCCGAGGACTTCCAGGGCCTCGCCAGATGTGACTACACCTGCTGGTTCACCTGCTTCTGGACCGAGGACTGA
- a CDS encoding ALQxL family class IV lanthipeptide: MTIDIAALQTLPETDPVGLRDCWITCGFSRTCSSTCTITGS, translated from the coding sequence ATGACCATCGACATCGCCGCCCTGCAGACCCTGCCCGAGACCGACCCCGTGGGCCTGCGCGACTGCTGGATCACCTGTGGGTTCAGCCGGACCTGCTCGTCCACCTGCACGATCACGGGTAGCTGA
- a CDS encoding ABC transporter ATP-binding protein — protein MPSSPHPHGTARAADRLLVAAALRAPGWGITLVVAAVGSVVCGLLLPAALAAALDGVLAGTTAAAWNLAVLLTAAALCAVASTVAGAACGAAAVSHLRVRLLGHVLTLGPARAARFAPGDLTSRLTAGAAEAAQAPLAVTETALKVVSAVCALVALTLLDWRLALTLLVTVPMGLIIVRRFMTRASDLFTRYQEIQGRIAAGFAEAIGGVRTIRASATLPREAERILAPLPELAATGRATWRFQRDTAWQAGLLLAVVELAVLTVAGLGVASGRLTPGALLSATGYTALVMSVLDEVDSLLGVAKARAAARRVADVLAEPAPTHGGLPLTPGAPAVTFEDVTVTAGERTVLDKVSAVVPAGSVCAVVGRSGEGKSLLAALAGGLAEPASGRVLLDGVPVPDVDPGHLRRHVAYAFARPALLGATITDLITYGAPQAPEAVAVGAARVAAADAFIRRLPGGYATPPARAMLSGGETQRLGLARAVAQDAPLVILDDATSSLDTATEAQVSAALANAFTGRTQIVVAHRAATAARADLVLWLEDGRVRASGPHHELMAIPAYRSLFQIEEAA, from the coding sequence ATGCCTTCGTCCCCCCACCCGCACGGCACCGCCCGGGCCGCCGACCGGTTGCTGGTCGCCGCCGCCCTGCGCGCCCCCGGCTGGGGGATCACCCTGGTCGTGGCGGCGGTGGGCAGCGTCGTCTGCGGCCTGCTGCTGCCCGCCGCCCTCGCCGCCGCCCTCGACGGCGTGCTCGCCGGCACCACGGCGGCGGCCTGGAACCTCGCGGTGCTGCTCACCGCGGCCGCCCTGTGCGCGGTGGCGAGCACGGTCGCGGGTGCGGCGTGCGGCGCCGCCGCGGTCTCCCACCTGCGCGTCCGCCTGCTGGGCCACGTGCTGACCCTCGGACCCGCCCGCGCCGCCCGCTTCGCCCCCGGAGACCTGACCAGCCGGCTGACCGCCGGCGCCGCCGAGGCCGCCCAGGCGCCCCTGGCCGTCACCGAGACCGCGCTCAAGGTGGTCTCCGCCGTCTGCGCCCTCGTCGCCCTGACCCTCCTGGACTGGCGCCTCGCGCTGACGCTCCTGGTCACGGTCCCCATGGGGCTGATCATCGTCCGCCGGTTCATGACCCGGGCGTCCGACCTCTTCACCCGCTACCAGGAGATCCAGGGCAGGATCGCCGCCGGCTTCGCCGAGGCCATCGGCGGCGTCCGCACCATCCGCGCCTCCGCCACCCTGCCCCGCGAGGCCGAGCGCATCCTCGCGCCCCTGCCCGAGCTCGCCGCCACCGGGCGCGCCACGTGGCGCTTCCAGCGCGACACCGCCTGGCAGGCCGGGCTGCTGCTCGCGGTCGTCGAGCTGGCCGTGCTCACGGTCGCCGGCCTCGGCGTGGCGTCGGGCCGCCTGACGCCCGGCGCGCTGCTCTCCGCCACCGGGTACACCGCGCTCGTGATGTCCGTCCTCGACGAGGTGGACTCCCTGCTCGGAGTCGCCAAGGCCCGGGCGGCGGCGCGCAGGGTCGCCGACGTGCTCGCCGAACCCGCTCCCACGCACGGCGGGCTCCCCCTGACGCCGGGCGCGCCCGCCGTCACCTTCGAGGACGTCACGGTCACGGCGGGCGAGCGCACCGTGCTTGACAAGGTGAGCGCCGTCGTGCCCGCCGGGTCCGTCTGCGCCGTGGTCGGGCGCTCCGGCGAGGGCAAGAGCCTGCTCGCGGCCCTCGCGGGCGGCCTGGCCGAACCCGCCTCCGGTCGCGTCCTGCTGGACGGGGTCCCCGTCCCGGACGTCGACCCCGGACACCTCCGCCGCCACGTCGCCTACGCCTTCGCCCGCCCCGCCCTCCTCGGCGCCACCATCACCGATCTGATCACCTACGGTGCTCCGCAGGCCCCCGAGGCCGTCGCGGTGGGCGCGGCGCGGGTCGCCGCCGCGGACGCGTTCATCCGCCGCCTGCCCGGCGGCTACGCCACCCCGCCCGCGCGGGCGATGCTGTCCGGAGGCGAGACGCAGCGCCTCGGCCTGGCCAGGGCCGTCGCCCAGGACGCGCCGCTGGTGATCCTGGACGACGCCACCTCCAGCCTGGACACCGCCACCGAGGCCCAGGTGAGCGCCGCCCTCGCGAACGCCTTCACCGGCCGCACCCAGATCGTCGTGGCCCACCGCGCCGCCACCGCCGCCCGCGCCGACCTCGTCCTGTGGCTGGAAGACGGCCGCGTCCGAGCCTCCGGCCCCCACCACGAACTCATGGCCATCCCCGCCTACCGCTCCCTCTTCCAGATCGAGGAGGCGGCATGA
- a CDS encoding ABC transporter ATP-binding protein codes for MTGARLLGRHAREQRGPLLRMAAWSVAEALPALLTGLLVARALDAGFLAGDVMAGLGYLGLLAVCLLAQAAATRQVIPHLGDFVEPLRDTTVSAVLTGALGRAVHAAHHPDTTAIAQLTKQTEQLRGLTSGLLRTVRPLAVQLVMALAGLTVLNGHLGLLAAPPILFALGLFAWSLPALARRQRALLSADEDIAGVCGTYFSGLRDVTACGAGNRAAAHAAALIDRQAKATRALAWASAVRTIVIAVGGHVPVVLALLAAPGWIREGRLTAGEVAGAVTYLVTVLLPALRSAVGLIGSWGVQFAALLDRLGATMSPTASPIAPETPRPRPKALSPSSAVVELREVTFAYGPGADPVIDGLSLRVEAGAHLAVVGPSGIGKSTLADLIAGLRAPLAGHVRLATDVALIPQEAYVFTGTLGDNLRYLRPGASDDELRAAVKAVGMEALAARLGGPAGHVDPAALSAGERQLVSLARVHLSPARLVILDEATCHLDPAAEARAEAAFAARPDTTLIVIAHRTTSALRADQVLVLDGTKAALGTHDELVASSPLYADLTGHAPTLSASVPARTAAAT; via the coding sequence ATGACCGGCGCTCGGCTGCTGGGCCGTCACGCGCGGGAGCAGCGCGGTCCGCTGCTGCGGATGGCCGCCTGGTCGGTGGCCGAGGCGCTTCCCGCCCTGCTCACAGGGCTCCTGGTCGCGCGGGCCCTGGACGCCGGCTTCCTGGCGGGCGACGTCATGGCCGGGCTCGGGTACTTGGGGCTGCTGGCGGTGTGCCTGCTGGCCCAGGCGGCGGCCACCCGGCAGGTCATCCCTCACCTGGGAGACTTCGTCGAGCCCCTGCGCGACACCACCGTCAGCGCCGTGCTGACCGGCGCGCTCGGCCGCGCCGTCCACGCCGCCCACCACCCGGACACGACCGCGATCGCCCAGCTCACCAAGCAGACCGAGCAACTGCGCGGCCTGACCTCGGGCCTGCTGCGCACCGTGCGCCCCCTCGCCGTCCAGCTCGTCATGGCCCTGGCCGGGCTCACCGTGCTCAACGGGCACCTGGGCCTGCTCGCCGCGCCGCCGATCCTGTTCGCCCTCGGTCTGTTCGCCTGGTCCCTGCCCGCGCTGGCCCGCCGCCAGCGGGCGCTGCTGAGCGCCGACGAGGACATCGCCGGCGTCTGCGGCACCTACTTCTCCGGCCTGCGGGACGTCACCGCGTGCGGCGCCGGGAACCGCGCCGCCGCGCACGCCGCCGCGCTCATCGACCGGCAGGCCAAGGCCACCCGGGCGCTGGCGTGGGCGAGCGCCGTCCGCACCATCGTGATCGCGGTCGGCGGCCACGTCCCCGTCGTCCTGGCCCTGCTGGCCGCGCCCGGCTGGATCCGCGAGGGCCGGCTCACCGCGGGCGAGGTCGCCGGAGCGGTGACGTACCTGGTCACCGTCCTCCTCCCCGCCCTGCGCTCGGCCGTCGGCCTGATCGGCTCCTGGGGCGTCCAGTTCGCCGCCCTCCTCGACCGCCTCGGCGCGACCATGTCCCCCACCGCGTCCCCCATCGCCCCAGAGACACCCCGCCCGCGTCCCAAGGCACTCTCGCCGTCCAGTGCGGTCGTGGAGCTTCGGGAGGTGACGTTCGCCTACGGACCCGGGGCCGACCCGGTGATCGACGGGCTGAGTCTGCGCGTCGAGGCGGGGGCGCATCTGGCCGTGGTCGGCCCGAGCGGTATCGGAAAGTCCACGCTGGCCGACCTGATCGCCGGGCTGCGCGCCCCGCTCGCCGGGCACGTCCGCCTGGCCACGGACGTCGCGCTGATCCCGCAGGAGGCGTACGTGTTCACCGGGACGCTCGGCGACAACCTGCGGTACCTGCGCCCGGGGGCGAGCGACGACGAGCTGCGCGCGGCCGTGAAGGCCGTGGGCATGGAGGCCCTGGCCGCGCGGCTGGGCGGCCCGGCCGGGCACGTCGACCCCGCGGCGCTGTCGGCGGGGGAGCGGCAGCTCGTCAGCCTGGCCCGGGTCCACCTGTCGCCCGCCCGGCTGGTGATCCTGGACGAGGCCACCTGCCATCTCGACCCGGCCGCCGAGGCCCGCGCCGAGGCCGCCTTCGCCGCGCGCCCCGACACCACGCTGATCGTCATCGCCCACCGGACGACGTCGGCACTGCGCGCCGACCAGGTACTGGTGCTCGACGGGACCAAAGCGGCGCTCGGCACCCACGACGAGCTGGTGGCGTCATCCCCGCTGTACGCGGACCTCACCGGCCACGCGCCGACGCTCAGCGCCTCCGTCCCCGCCAGGACGGCGGCCGCGACCTGA